A DNA window from Acidobacteriota bacterium contains the following coding sequences:
- a CDS encoding methyltransferase domain-containing protein, with the protein MKSRPVLSGERYHPSMIGQIAVEHWHRYLALEGICTDRVVLDAACGDGYGAFRLARIARRVIGVDNHSETIRCARKAYRHGKLVFVQADISRLPFGKERFDVVVSLETLEHLPGPSQTAFLVEVRRVLKPEGVLVISTPERELYNQTRGTPNPFHLLELDGGEFYGFLSRHFRHVAAWNQIARFSSRIWRQEEDAKVTRLIRGKDGLCRPEDDPGPLPGEYLLAVCSDASPPPLTAGWALDVDNQSRIELEDCREQILVSREACTALEAEIRRSRENQRILKDERAVLKKELKDALSQIRTSRRAIVLLEEEIRLSRENQRILREEEGTLGRDLRDALAQVEASREAAALLEDQIRRARDNQDILKREKAALRKDLVDALAQVEASRRASTLLEDQNRQARENQGILQDENALLRKDLEGSLAQLDAAREAAALLEDQVRKARENQAILQDDNAALRKGLEDALAQVGASRKAAALLEDQVRKSRSNQKLLKGENATLRRGFDDALAQLETAREAATLLEEQVRRARESQETLQGDNTALRKGLGDALAQLETAREAAALLEGQVRRARESQETLQGENTALREGLGDAQAQLETAREAAALLEGQVRRARESQEILEFENTDLRKGLADAQAQLETAREAAALLEGQVRQARDSQLTLQGENASLRGGLGDAHAQLETAREAATLLEGQVRRARESQETLQGENTALRKGLGDALAQLERAREAVALLEGQVRQARESQEILEHENTDLRKGLGDAQAQLETAREAAALLEGQVRQARESQEILEHENTDLRKGLGDAQAQLEKAREAAALLEDQVRRARESQETLQGENAALREGLGDALAQLERAREAVALLEGQVRQARESQEILEHENTDLRKGLGDAQAQLEKAREAAALLEGEVRRARESQEILEHENTDLRKGFADAQAQLEKARESQETLQGDNAALREGLGDAQAQLENAREAAALLEGEVRRAREAATFLEDQVRQARDSQVILEHDNAALREGLSDALSQVETARESIRLLEDEIRRARENEALRDAETRALQVELGGRLDEIETARATITGFEEEIRLARVNHGIQEKAADDLRTRLQLAEAEIRRLKGTSPHSNGNGS; encoded by the coding sequence TTGAAATCCCGGCCGGTACTTTCCGGGGAGCGTTACCACCCTTCCATGATCGGCCAGATCGCCGTGGAACACTGGCACCGGTATCTGGCCCTGGAGGGGATCTGCACGGACCGCGTGGTGCTCGATGCCGCCTGCGGTGACGGTTACGGCGCCTTTCGCCTGGCGCGGATCGCCCGGCGGGTGATCGGCGTCGATAATCACAGCGAAACGATCCGGTGCGCCCGAAAGGCTTACCGGCACGGCAAACTGGTTTTCGTCCAGGCGGACATCTCCCGGCTCCCCTTCGGGAAGGAACGGTTCGACGTGGTCGTCTCCCTGGAGACGCTCGAGCACCTCCCGGGGCCTTCCCAAACGGCATTCCTGGTCGAGGTCCGGAGGGTCCTCAAGCCGGAAGGCGTGCTCGTGATCTCCACACCGGAACGGGAGCTTTACAACCAGACGAGGGGAACGCCCAATCCTTTCCATCTCCTGGAGCTCGATGGAGGCGAATTCTACGGGTTCCTCTCCCGGCACTTCCGTCACGTGGCCGCCTGGAACCAGATCGCGCGCTTCAGCAGCCGGATCTGGCGGCAGGAGGAGGACGCGAAGGTCACCCGGCTGATCCGGGGCAAGGACGGGCTTTGCCGGCCGGAGGACGACCCGGGTCCACTGCCGGGCGAGTACCTGCTGGCGGTTTGCTCGGATGCATCACCGCCGCCCCTGACCGCCGGGTGGGCCCTGGATGTCGACAACCAGAGCCGGATCGAGCTCGAAGATTGCCGGGAGCAGATTCTCGTCTCGCGCGAGGCCTGCACGGCCCTGGAGGCGGAGATCCGGCGCTCCCGGGAAAACCAGCGGATCCTCAAGGACGAGCGGGCCGTATTGAAGAAGGAGCTCAAGGACGCTCTGTCCCAGATCCGAACGTCCCGCCGGGCGATCGTTCTCCTGGAGGAGGAGATCCGGCTCTCCCGCGAGAACCAGCGCATCCTCAGGGAAGAAGAGGGCACCCTCGGGCGGGACCTCCGGGATGCCCTAGCCCAGGTGGAGGCTTCCCGCGAGGCCGCCGCCCTCCTCGAGGACCAGATCCGGCGAGCCCGCGACAACCAGGATATCCTCAAGCGCGAGAAAGCCGCTCTCCGGAAGGACCTCGTCGACGCCCTCGCCCAGGTCGAGGCGTCCCGCAGGGCATCCACCCTCCTGGAAGACCAGAATCGGCAGGCTCGCGAGAACCAGGGAATCCTCCAGGACGAGAACGCCCTCCTCCGAAAGGACCTCGAGGGTTCCCTGGCCCAGCTCGACGCGGCCCGCGAAGCGGCCGCCCTCCTCGAGGACCAGGTCCGGAAGGCCCGCGAAAACCAGGCGATCCTCCAGGACGACAACGCCGCGCTCCGGAAAGGCCTTGAAGACGCCCTCGCCCAGGTCGGGGCTTCCCGAAAAGCGGCGGCCCTGCTGGAAGACCAGGTTCGGAAATCCCGCAGCAACCAGAAACTCCTCAAGGGGGAAAACGCCACTCTCCGCCGGGGTTTCGACGATGCCCTGGCCCAGCTCGAAACGGCCCGCGAGGCGGCCACCCTCCTCGAGGAACAGGTCCGCCGGGCCCGTGAAAGCCAGGAGACCCTCCAGGGCGACAACACGGCTCTCCGAAAGGGCCTCGGCGACGCCCTGGCTCAGCTCGAAACGGCCCGCGAGGCGGCCGCCCTTCTCGAGGGCCAAGTCCGCCGGGCCCGCGAGAGCCAGGAGACCCTCCAGGGCGAAAACACCGCCCTCCGGGAGGGCCTCGGCGACGCCCAGGCCCAGCTCGAAACCGCCCGCGAGGCGGCCGCCCTTCTCGAGGGCCAGGTCCGCCGGGCCCGCGAAAGCCAGGAAATCCTCGAGTTCGAGAACACCGATCTCCGAAAAGGCCTCGCCGATGCCCAGGCTCAGCTCGAAACCGCCCGCGAGGCGGCCGCCCTCCTCGAGGGCCAGGTCCGCCAGGCCCGCGACAGCCAACTCACCCTCCAGGGCGAAAACGCATCCCTCCGGGGAGGCCTCGGCGACGCCCACGCCCAGCTCGAAACCGCCCGCGAGGCGGCCACCCTTCTCGAGGGCCAGGTCCGCCGGGCCCGCGAGAGCCAGGAGACCCTCCAGGGCGAAAACACCGCGCTCCGGAAGGGTCTCGGCGATGCGCTAGCTCAGCTCGAGAGGGCCCGCGAGGCGGTCGCTCTCCTCGAGGGCCAGGTCCGCCAGGCCCGCGAAAGCCAGGAAATTCTCGAGCACGAGAACACCGATCTCCGAAAAGGCCTCGGCGACGCCCAGGCCCAGCTCGAAACGGCCCGCGAGGCGGCCGCTCTCCTCGAGGGCCAGGTCCGCCAGGCCCGCGAAAGCCAGGAAATTCTCGAGCACGAGAACACCGATCTCCGAAAAGGCCTCGGCGACGCCCAGGCCCAGCTCGAAAAGGCCCGCGAGGCGGCCGCCCTCCTCGAGGACCAGGTCCGCCGGGCCCGCGAGAGCCAGGAGACCCTCCAGGGCGAAAACGCCGCCCTCCGGGAGGGCCTCGGCGATGCGCTAGCTCAGCTCGAGAGGGCCCGCGAGGCGGTCGCTCTCCTCGAGGGCCAGGTCCGCCAGGCCCGCGAAAGCCAGGAAATCCTCGAGCACGAGAACACCGATCTCCGAAAAGGCCTCGGCGACGCCCAGGCCCAGCTCGAAAAGGCCCGCGAGGCGGCCGCCCTCCTCGAGGGCGAGGTCCGCCGGGCCCGCGAAAGCCAGGAAATCCTCGAGCACGAGAACACCGATCTTCGGAAAGGCTTTGCCGACGCCCAGGCCCAACTCGAGAAGGCCCGCGAGAGCCAGGAGACCCTCCAGGGTGACAACGCCGCGCTCCGGGAGGGCCTCGGCGACGCCCAGGCCCAGCTCGAAAACGCCCGCGAGGCGGCCGCCCTCCTGGAGGGCGAGGTCCGCCGGGCCCGCGAGGCGGCCACCTTCCTCGAGGACCAGGTCCGCCAGGCCCGCGACAGCCAGGTGATCCTCGAGCACGACAACGCCGCGCTCCGGGAGGGCCTCAGCGACGCCCTGTCCCAGGTCGAAACGGCCCGGGAATCCATCCGGCTGCTGGAGGACGAGATCCGTCGGGCGAGGGAGAACGAGGCGCTCCGGGACGCGGAGACCCGCGCGTTGCAGGTCGAGCTCGGCGGTCGCCTCGACGAGATCGAGACGGCCCGGGCGACCATCACGGGCTTCGAGGAGGAGATCCGTCTGGCGAGGGTCAACCACGGCATCCAGGAGAAGGCCGCGGATGACCTCCGGACACGCCTCCAGCTCGCCGAAGCGGAGATCCGGCGGTTGAAAGGCACATCCCCGCATTCAAACGGAAACGGCTCATGA